GCCACCGCCACCACGCGGTTAGTTATCCATTTACGCTATTTGAATGTAGTAGGAAAGAATATGAAAAAATGTATGGGTTTATTATCAGTCATAGCCGTGATGTTAACTTCATCCGTTCAGGCGGATGACTCGGGTGTACTGCGAGAAAAGCTGGAAACTCTGGCTTCTTTAAAAGCCGACTTTAGTCAGACAGTTACTGACATTAATGACAAAGTTATTCAGTCTGGTGAAGGCGTTTTTGCACTGGCTTACCCAAACAAATTTTACTGGCATTTAACTCAGCCTGATGAGTCACTCATCGTTGCTGACGGTCAGGATTTATGGATATTTAACCCGTTTGCAGAAGAAGTCACAGTAATGGATTTTGCTGATGCAGTTGAAGCGTCGCCGATTGCATTATTAGTTCATCGTGATGAAAACACATGGGCTCAATACCATGTTAGTCAAGTACAACCAGAATCTGGCAAAGCTTGCTATATGATCAAGCCTAAATCATTAGAAAGCAGTGTTGTCACAGTTAATGTCTGCTTTAATGAAACACAACTTACTGACTTTAACTTACTCGATGAGCAAGGTAATCACAGCCAGTTTGTTTTAAGTAATCAAACTACTGTGGCTAAAGATGAACAGTCTTTATTTGAATTTGTTGTGCCAGCCAATGTTGATATTGACGATCAACGTGCCAATGCAGAGCAGTAGATTATTGTGGCTAATTTAGGTTTTGATTTTGCGCCCGACTTTCGTCCTTTAGCCGCTAGAATGCGTCCGAGGGAGATAAGTGAATACGTGGGGCAAAGCCATTTGCTTGGTGAAGGCCAGCCGTTAAGGCAAGCATTAGAAGCAAACCGTGCTCATTCAATGCTGCTTTGGGGGCCACCAGGAACCGGCAAAACAACTCTCGCTGAATTAGTTGCTCATTACGCCAATGCTCATGTTGAACGTATCTCAGCTGTGACCTCTGGGGTAAAAGAAATCCGCGCAGCTATTGAGCAAGCAAAAGCTGTAGCCCAAAGCCGCGGCCAACGTACCTTACTGTTTGTTGACGAAGTCCACCGTTTTAATAAAAGCCAACAAGATGCTTTTTTACCGTTTATCGAAGACGGTACCGTGATTTTTGTTGGGGCTACCACTGAAAACCCATCGTTTGAGCTGAATAATGCATTATTGTCTCGGGCAAGAGTGTATTTGATTAACCGCCTCGACGCTGATGATATTGCTAACATTATCAATCAAGCATTAACCGACACAGAACGCGGTTTTGGCAAGCGTAACTTTGTCATGCCTGATGATGTGATGCAGCAATTAGCCGCCACTTCTGATGGGGATGCACGTAAAGCATTAAACTTACTCGAGTTAATGAGTGATTTAGTCAGTGATAATGATAGTTTTACCCAAGAGATGCTCACTCAGGTCGCCGGCCACCAAATGGCTGCTTATGATAAAAACGGCGATCAATTTTACGATTTAATTTCAGCGGTACATAAATCTGTTCGTGGTTCATCACCGGATGCCGCGCTGTATTGGTATTGCCGTATTTTAGAAGGCGGTGGCGATCCACTTTATGTTGCGAGACGATTATTGGCCATTGCTTCAGAAGACATAGGCAATGCTGACCCGACAGCAATGAATATAGCACTAAATGCATGGGACTGTTTTCACCGCGTTGGTCCCGCAGAAGGTGAACGCGCTATAGCACAAGCCATTGTTTATTTAGCCAGTGCGCCCAAAAGTAATGCGGTATACACTGCATTTAAAGCAGCGAGAGTACTTGCCCGAGAAACTGGCCATGAGTCAGTGCCCGATCATTTACGTAATGCGCCTACTCAATTAATGAAAAACATGGGACTAGGTGCTGAATACCGTTATGCCCATGATGAACCCGGCGCTTTTGCTCCTGGTGAAAATTACTTCCCAGAATCACTGCAACAAAGTCAGTTTTACTATCCAACAGAGCGTGGATTTGAAAAACGGATTAAAGATAAGTTAACCCATTTAGCTGAGCTCGATAGAACAAGTGAGGTAAAACGCTATGATTAGCATGACCAATATCATGTTTGTGGCACTTGGCGGATCAATTGGTGCTGTTTTTCGCTATGTTATTTCAATTTTAATGCTTCAGCTATTTGGAAGCAGTTTCCCTTTTGGTACACTGTTGGTCAATATATTGGGATCTTTCTTGATGGGTGTGGTTTATGCCATCGGTCTTGAAACAAGTCACCTAAGTCCTGAAATTAAAGCCATGGTTGGTGTTGGATTATTAGGCGCTTTAACGACTTTTTCGACTTTTTCCAATGAAACATTATTGCTGATGCAAGAAGGACTTTTTGTAAAAGCAATTCTCAACGTGTTGTTGAATGTCATCCTATGTATTTTCATGGTGTATGTCGGTCAGCAGCTAGTATTTTCTCGCATTTAACTATTAAGAATATAAAACATGTTAGATCCAAAATTTTTGCGTAACGAACTTGAAGTCACAGCTGAGCTGTTAGCTAGACGTGGCTTTATCCTTGATGTTAGCCGTCTTACAGCTTTAGAAGAAAAGCGTAAGTCGCTACAAGTGGAAACAGAAGAATTACAAGCGTCCCGTAATGCAATCTCTAAATCCATCGGTCAAGCTAAGTCTCGTGGTGAAGATGTTAGTGAAATCATGGCAAAAGTAGGGGATTTAGGTTCTCAGCTAGATGCGAAGAAAACTGAACTGGCTGATTTGTTAGCTGAGTTAAACGGTATTGCGATGAGCATGCCAAACTTACCTGACGATGCTGTACCTGCAGGTGCTGACGAAAACGACAATGTTGAAGTTCGCACTTGGGGCGAGCCAACAAAATTTGATTTTGAAGTTAAAGATCATTTAGATCTTGGTGAAGGCCTAGACGGTTTAGACTTCAAAAGTGCAGTAAAAATTACTGGTTCACGTTTCATCGTAATGAAAGGCCAAGTTGCACGTTTAACTCGTGCAGTTGGTCAATACATGCTAGACCTTCATACAGAAGAGCATGGTTACACTGAAATGTATGTGCCTTTGTTAGTGAACGAAGAAAGCTTATTAGGTACAGGTCAATTACCTAAGTTTGGTGAAGATTTATTCCACACCAAACCAGCAACTGAAGAAGGTCAGGGTCTAAGCCTTATACCTACTGCAGAAGTGCCATTAACCAATATGGTACGTGATACGATTGTTGAAGAAGCTAACCTTCCACTTAAAATGACGGCATTAACCTCTTGTTTCCGTAGTGAAGCAGGTTCATACGGTCGTGATACTCGTGGTTTAATTCGTCAGCACCAGTTTGATAAAGTAGAACTTGTTCAAATCGTTAAGCCAGAAGATTCAATGGCGGCACTTGAAGAATTAACGGGTCATGCTGAAAAAGTATTACAAGGTTTAGGCCTTCCTTACCGTACAATGATTTTATGTACTGGCGACATGGGCTTTGGCGCATCTAAAACCTATGACTTAGAAGTATGGTTACCAGCACAAAATACCTACCGTGAAATTTCTTCTTGTTCAAACATGAAGGACTTCCAAGCGCGTCGTATGCAAGCTCGCTACCGTGGTGTGAATGACAAAAAGCCAACGCTTTTACATACATTAAATGGTTCTGGATTAGCAGTAGGCCGTACAGTAGTGGCGATTTTAGAAAACTACCAAAATGCTGACGGTTCAGTTACGGTTCCTGAAGCGCTACGTCCTTATATGCGCGGTCTTGAAAAAATCGGCTAATGCTAATTAACTGTTAAATTAACAGCTTAAAAAAACCAAACTTCATGTTTGGTTTTTTTGTACCTGTAGTTAGCTGTTATAATCATATTTACAATTTGTAAGACATCCACTTTCCTAAATTTAAAGCCTGAATTAGATGTTAGAAATAGAATACTCAATCAATGAGTTAACCACATTAATGTACGTCGAAAGCACTCATGAATTTTGCTTTGAAAATCAGCAATGGATCGTAGCTTCGAAGCTTAAAGTAGGTGATAAGATTCTTACTCGTAGTGGCGTTATAGCAGCAGTTATAACTATCAATACAGTAGATACTCGTTATCCAGAACCGCATCTTGTGAGTAAGCTACGTGATGTAAAACTGAGTCACAACCATCATTTTTTTGTAACTAAAAAACCAAACTCTGCTTTAGATGTTAGTTGCGAAGATCCACCGACAGACCCACTTGAACTGATCCCATATGAACTTGCCAACAAACCCTCTTATTTTCCTAATGGTGAGCCAACAGGCCACCATAGTGGGCCATGGGTCGCTGCAAAATATATAGATGATTCAGGTTTTGAAACTTTTGGCTGGGGTAGAGCTGATGATACCCAATGCGCTGAAGATGCTGCGGTGTCAGATTTAAAGTCAAAGATTGAAATACCATTGTTACTTAATAGACAGAATGTATCTATTTCACATGCCTATATTCGTAAATATTCAAAACGTGGACGATTAATCAATACAATGAGCCCGTGCTCTTACTGCCGTGAAAATTATGGCGAGGCCCTTAATGATAAGAGGATTGGTGACAGTAACTTGAAGAAAACTGGCCGCGAATATTTGCCTGACAATGAATTTTAATTCTATCAAATTCAAATGAAATATGAGCGCATTAACAATGCTCTTATTGGCTACCGATAAGGACTATTCACTAGTACTATTCACCAAACGTAAAAGATGTCATTCACAATTTGGACTTGGTGCCAAAACTTCTTGTTCATCACTAAAATCCATAATATCTAACACGCATTTAACTTTTTAAAAGCAAATGCGTCATTTATTTTAAACCACCTTGTAACTCTCGTTTTGGAATCAATTCTAAAACTATGATTTTGTTATTCAAATAACAAGGGTGATGTAATGAAAAATTCTCTAATTTCTGCAAATAAAAAAACAACCAACAATCCTTTCTTACTGAAAAAAAAGCAATTGAGTGTAATCGGGGTCATGATTGCTAGTGCACTTAGTGCAGCCAGTGTCAATGCTTCAGTTCTTGATGACACTGACATGCAATTCGGCGGATATATTAAAGTCGATACTATGTTTAGTAATTATAGCAATGGTGCACCTGATTCAGGGCATATTTCTAGACAGTTTTATGTGCCAGGCACCATCTACGGTGTCGATGGTAATAGTGAGCAGGTTGTTGATTTTCAGGCAAGGGAATCTCGTTTTAACTTTAAAACAATGACTGATATGGATGGCCATAAGCTTACAGGTTTCATTGAACTTGATTTTATGACACATGCAGATGGTAATGAACGAGTTTCAAACAGTTATTCACCTCGTATTCGTCATGCTTTTATAAGTTATGACAACTGGACATTCGGTCAAACGTGGACAACATTCCAAAACCCTTCAGCTTTACCAGAAAATTTAGACTTTGTTGGCGCTGCAGAAGGGACCCCTTTTGTTCGACAAGCTCAGATCCGTTATACAAATGGTGGTTTCCAGTTCTCAATAGAAAACCCTGAAACGACTTTAAACAAAAATCAAAGTGCTTCTCGAATTGTGAGTGGCAGTGGTATGGTGCCAGACTTTGTAGCACGCTATAACATTAAAACGGAAGGTGGTGCTAAGTTGTCCTTGGCAGCTTTAGCAAGACAATTAAATGTTGACTCGACATATGACGATATACAGCTCGACTCTACTGCACTGGGTTATGGTGTTAGTTTTAGTGGTATTTTGCCTATTGGCAAAGATGACATTAAATTCAGTGCAACCTATGGCGAAGGGCTTGGACGTTACATGGCGCTTAATTATGTCAATGCGGGCGTGCTTGATAGCGACGGAGACATTGAAGCAATAAGTTCATTTGGTGGTTATATCGCTTATCGCCATTGGTGGAATGATAAGTGGCGTAGCAGTATCACAGCATCCGCCTTCAGTGCAGATAACGATGTGGAGTTAACTGGAGAGAATGTTAACAAAGATTCTTACTCAGGCTATGTCAACTTACTCTATTCACCTATTAAGCCTTTAACATTTGGTATTGAATATATGTATGCTAAAAACAGTAAAGAAAATGATATCGACGGAGAATTGAATCGAGTTATGTTTTCGGCTAAATACGTTCTTTAAATCTTGCAGTAACGGCGAGTAGAGATGTTAGTACTATTGCGAATTTAATAGTAACTTCATAAATAAAAAGGAGACTTAATGTCTCCTTTTTATATTCATTAATGTGAGATATTTAGATGCATTTTGCAGGCTTTGGTAATCCTGCAATTTTAGTGGCTTGCTTAGCAGGTCCAACAGGGAATAGGGTGTAAAGGTATTTTGAGTTGCCTTTATCTGCCCCTAATGACTGGCCAATTGCTTTAACTAAAACCCTGATCGCTGGGCTAGTTTTGTATTCTAAATAAAAATCACGTACAAAATTAATCACTTCCCAGTGTTGTTCGGTGAGCTCAATTTCTTCGGTTGCAGCAAGCACTGGCGCCATGTCTGGTTGCCAGTCTGTGTAATTTTTTAAATAACCTTTTGCATCAACTTCAATTTTTTTACCATTAAATTCGATTGAATCTACCAAGTGATCACCTTCGTGTGTTGCAGTGTTGCCAGAACAAACTGGTCATAATCTATGATGGAAATATTAACTAATTGAGGTAAGCGATGATTTAAGCCTCTCGCTTCAATATCTTCAATTAATACGTATAACTTGTAGTTAGCTAAACGCTGTTGCCATTGAGTGTTAAGTAAGCAATTAAGTGCATCGTCAGCTAACAATATGCTGTCTTGGTCATCAATGTAACGTAAACAGCAATTA
This window of the Shewanella goraebulensis genome carries:
- the lolA gene encoding outer membrane lipoprotein chaperone LolA, encoding MKKCMGLLSVIAVMLTSSVQADDSGVLREKLETLASLKADFSQTVTDINDKVIQSGEGVFALAYPNKFYWHLTQPDESLIVADGQDLWIFNPFAEEVTVMDFADAVEASPIALLVHRDENTWAQYHVSQVQPESGKACYMIKPKSLESSVVTVNVCFNETQLTDFNLLDEQGNHSQFVLSNQTTVAKDEQSLFEFVVPANVDIDDQRANAEQ
- a CDS encoding replication-associated recombination protein A, with amino-acid sequence MRPREISEYVGQSHLLGEGQPLRQALEANRAHSMLLWGPPGTGKTTLAELVAHYANAHVERISAVTSGVKEIRAAIEQAKAVAQSRGQRTLLFVDEVHRFNKSQQDAFLPFIEDGTVIFVGATTENPSFELNNALLSRARVYLINRLDADDIANIINQALTDTERGFGKRNFVMPDDVMQQLAATSDGDARKALNLLELMSDLVSDNDSFTQEMLTQVAGHQMAAYDKNGDQFYDLISAVHKSVRGSSPDAALYWYCRILEGGGDPLYVARRLLAIASEDIGNADPTAMNIALNAWDCFHRVGPAEGERAIAQAIVYLASAPKSNAVYTAFKAARVLARETGHESVPDHLRNAPTQLMKNMGLGAEYRYAHDEPGAFAPGENYFPESLQQSQFYYPTERGFEKRIKDKLTHLAELDRTSEVKRYD
- the crcB gene encoding fluoride efflux transporter CrcB, which codes for MTNIMFVALGGSIGAVFRYVISILMLQLFGSSFPFGTLLVNILGSFLMGVVYAIGLETSHLSPEIKAMVGVGLLGALTTFSTFSNETLLLMQEGLFVKAILNVLLNVILCIFMVYVGQQLVFSRI
- the serS gene encoding serine--tRNA ligase encodes the protein MLDPKFLRNELEVTAELLARRGFILDVSRLTALEEKRKSLQVETEELQASRNAISKSIGQAKSRGEDVSEIMAKVGDLGSQLDAKKTELADLLAELNGIAMSMPNLPDDAVPAGADENDNVEVRTWGEPTKFDFEVKDHLDLGEGLDGLDFKSAVKITGSRFIVMKGQVARLTRAVGQYMLDLHTEEHGYTEMYVPLLVNEESLLGTGQLPKFGEDLFHTKPATEEGQGLSLIPTAEVPLTNMVRDTIVEEANLPLKMTALTSCFRSEAGSYGRDTRGLIRQHQFDKVELVQIVKPEDSMAALEELTGHAEKVLQGLGLPYRTMILCTGDMGFGASKTYDLEVWLPAQNTYREISSCSNMKDFQARRMQARYRGVNDKKPTLLHTLNGSGLAVGRTVVAILENYQNADGSVTVPEALRPYMRGLEKIG
- a CDS encoding DcaP family trimeric outer membrane transporter, with amino-acid sequence MKKKQLSVIGVMIASALSAASVNASVLDDTDMQFGGYIKVDTMFSNYSNGAPDSGHISRQFYVPGTIYGVDGNSEQVVDFQARESRFNFKTMTDMDGHKLTGFIELDFMTHADGNERVSNSYSPRIRHAFISYDNWTFGQTWTTFQNPSALPENLDFVGAAEGTPFVRQAQIRYTNGGFQFSIENPETTLNKNQSASRIVSGSGMVPDFVARYNIKTEGGAKLSLAALARQLNVDSTYDDIQLDSTALGYGVSFSGILPIGKDDIKFSATYGEGLGRYMALNYVNAGVLDSDGDIEAISSFGGYIAYRHWWNDKWRSSITASAFSADNDVELTGENVNKDSYSGYVNLLYSPIKPLTFGIEYMYAKNSKENDIDGELNRVMFSAKYVL
- a CDS encoding TusE/DsrC/DsvC family sulfur relay protein, with amino-acid sequence MVDSIEFNGKKIEVDAKGYLKNYTDWQPDMAPVLAATEEIELTEQHWEVINFVRDFYLEYKTSPAIRVLVKAIGQSLGADKGNSKYLYTLFPVGPAKQATKIAGLPKPAKCI
- the tusB gene encoding sulfurtransferase complex subunit TusB produces the protein MILHHVQSSATTDNALNCCLRYIDDQDSILLADDALNCLLNTQWQQRLANYKLYVLIEDIEARGLNHRLPQLVNISIIDYDQFVLATLQHTKVITW